The Rhinopithecus roxellana isolate Shanxi Qingling chromosome 13, ASM756505v1, whole genome shotgun sequence genome contains a region encoding:
- the LOC104666919 gene encoding cystatin-13-like, with protein MVRLCQALLLVVATMALASRGVQAWSSTKVVRTFQDIPQNYVYVQQALWFAMKEYNEASRDKFSFRALKVLKSQEQVTDSLEYYIEVKIARTICKKISEDENCAFQEDPKMQKVVFCTFIVASKPWKFELTMLKKRCKDM; from the exons ATGGTCAGGCTCTGCCAGGCTCTGCTGCTGGTAGTGGCCACTATGGCCCTTGCATCCAGAGGAGTCCAAGCCTGGAGCTCAACGAAGGTGGTGAGGACATTCCAAGATATCCCTCAAAACTACGTCTATGTGCAGCAGGCACTCTGGTTCGCCATGAAGGAGTATAACGAGGCCAGCAGAGACAAGTTCAGCTTTAGGGCGCTGAAGGTTCTGAAGAGCCAGGAGCAG GTGACAGATAGTTTGGAGTACTATATTGAGGTCAAAATTGCCAGAACCATTTGCAAGAAAATTTCAGAAGATGAAAACTGTGCTTTTCAAGAGGATCCCAAAATGCAAAAG GTGGTTTTTTGTACTTTCATTGTTGCATCTAAACCATGGAAATTTGAACTCACCATGCTGAAGAAACGATGCAAAGATATGTAG